The sequence GGCGAATGGTGTTGAAAATCATCGATTTGCTCTAAAGTGGGGCTGGGCAAGGATAACAAACGTAGTTGTTCAAATTGACCTCAGGAATAGTAGGATCACTTAGTGGCACGGTAAAAACAGTGGGACCACCTGTACAAAGACACTGGTTGACCGATAGACTCACTGCATAGGTTTGTCCTTGAGTCAAATCCTACAACAAAACATGCAAAGGAAGAGAAAACAAAAATGGTGAATAAGAAGAAAGTTGTACGTGAGCTCAGCTACTGCATTATGAAAACAGAAAATAGACTTAATCCTTTACAGAAAAGAAATAAACATACCACTTCGAGAGACCAAAGGTGAGTGGAGTCGTATCTCATATTAGGAGCTTTAACAGGGTCCCCATCGCCCAATACAGGAGCGTTTCCGACAACCCTATACACTCCATCTTCCAGTTCATTGTTAACTACAAACAGTACCGGTGATTCACTTGGGCTTGGTGGGGGTGGGCTAGGGCTTGGAGGTGGAGGGCTTGGGGGCGGAGGTGGAGGTGGGTTTGGGCTTGGAGGTGGAGGGCTTGGGCTTGGAGGTGGAGGGCTTGGGGGTGGTGGGCTTGCACTTGGAGGTGGAGGGCTTGGTGGTGGAGGAAATGGGGGTGGTGGACTTGGGCTTGGTGGTGGTGGGCTTGGAGGTGGTGGGCTTGCACTTGGAGGTGGAGGGCTTGGTGGTGGAGGAAATGGGGGTGGTGGACTTGGGCTTGGTGGTGGTGGGCTTGGAGGTGGTGGGCTTGGGCTTGGAGGTGGAGGGCTTGGGGGTGGTGGGCTTGGACTTGGAGGTGGAGGGCTTGGTGGTGGAGGAAATGGGGGTGGTGGACTTGGGCTTGGTGGTGGTGGGCTTGGAGGTGGTGGGCTTGGGCTTGGAGGTGGAGGGCTTGGGGGTGGTGGGCTTGGACTTGGAGGTGGAGGGCTTGGTGGTGGAGGAAATGGGGGTGG is a genomic window of Cryptomeria japonica chromosome 7, Sugi_1.0, whole genome shotgun sequence containing:
- the LOC131028381 gene encoding proline-rich receptor-like protein kinase PERK9, encoding MAALLKSFASMFLLIGVLSILTVSAWGQGDEVLFRVHQPLEEGSVLRIAGNSTEFTDGTMIRDGDDVWTLKMTLTGGKSYQVWLEVNDCTCNADKPYTFSLPDPPFIVTEDLTGYFDCNDCLLPTPSPPPPPSPSPPPPSPSPPPPFPPPPSPPPPSPSPPPPSPPPPSPSPPPPSPPPPSPSPPPPFPPPPSPPPPSPSPPPPSPPPPSPSPPPPSPPPPSPSPPPPFPPPPSPPPPSASPPPPSPPPPSPSPPPPFPPPPSPPPPSASPPPPSPPPPSPSPPPPSPNPPPPPPPSPPPPSPSPPPPSPSESPVLFVVNNELEDGVYRVVGNAPVLGDGDPVKAPNMRYDSTHLWSLEVDLTQGQTYAVSLSVNQCLCTGGPTVFTVPLSDPTIPEVNLNNYVCYPCPAPL